In a genomic window of Flavobacterium crassostreae:
- a CDS encoding complex I subunit 4 family protein, with protein MNVSLLLIILLVGAVATYLAGNKLASKVALLFSLASLGCTVVLLNHFNLGQNISFISQWITQPKVSFALQADGLAIAMLLLTTALTPIIIYASFANTYKNAKAFYALVLFMAFAMCGTFLASDGLLYYIFWELALIPIYFIALIWGNADLEERRKAVVKFFIYTLAGSLFMLVAFVYMYQKAGSFLIQDLYALDLSATEQLWIFLAFFLAYAIKIPIIPFHTWQANVYQKAPTVGTMLLSGIMLKMGLYSIIRWQLPIAPLAAKEYQTIFISLGIAGVIYGSIVALRQKDLKKLLAYSSLAHVGLIAAGTYALNLDGLRGAVLQMIAHGFVVVGLFFIAEIIFRRYQTNVISEMGGIRSQATGFASLFLILVLASVALPTTFNFVGEFMVLYGLSQINIWFALLGGTTIILGAYYMLKMYQYVMLGETNTKKFAEVSVNEAVTLVIIVAVLFFFGMYPKPITDLITPSLENIITQINRIN; from the coding sequence ATGAATGTATCTCTATTACTGATTATACTTTTAGTTGGCGCAGTAGCAACGTATCTAGCTGGTAACAAATTAGCCTCGAAAGTAGCCTTGCTATTTAGCCTTGCATCTCTAGGATGTACGGTGGTTTTATTAAATCATTTCAACCTTGGTCAAAACATTAGTTTTATAAGCCAATGGATCACACAGCCTAAGGTCTCTTTTGCTTTGCAAGCAGATGGTTTAGCAATAGCAATGCTCTTGCTAACTACGGCACTAACTCCAATTATTATTTATGCCTCGTTTGCAAATACCTACAAAAATGCCAAAGCCTTTTATGCTTTGGTTTTGTTTATGGCTTTTGCAATGTGCGGCACTTTCTTGGCTTCTGATGGTCTTTTGTACTACATATTTTGGGAATTAGCATTAATACCGATTTATTTTATTGCACTAATTTGGGGCAACGCAGATCTGGAAGAACGACGAAAAGCAGTAGTAAAATTCTTTATTTATACTCTAGCTGGCTCTTTATTTATGCTAGTAGCCTTTGTGTATATGTACCAAAAAGCTGGCAGTTTTTTAATCCAAGATTTATATGCTTTGGATCTTTCGGCCACAGAACAATTATGGATTTTCTTGGCTTTTTTCTTGGCCTATGCTATTAAGATTCCGATCATACCTTTTCATACCTGGCAAGCAAATGTATACCAAAAAGCTCCTACAGTAGGCACAATGTTGCTATCCGGGATTATGCTCAAAATGGGATTGTACAGCATTATCCGTTGGCAGCTACCAATTGCGCCCTTGGCCGCCAAAGAATACCAAACTATTTTTATTAGTTTAGGAATAGCAGGAGTAATCTATGGATCTATTGTTGCTTTAAGACAAAAAGATTTAAAGAAACTATTAGCCTACTCTTCTTTAGCGCACGTTGGTCTGATTGCTGCCGGAACCTACGCACTGAATTTAGATGGTCTACGAGGTGCTGTTTTGCAAATGATAGCACACGGATTTGTGGTAGTAGGTTTGTTTTTTATAGCCGAAATAATTTTTAGAAGATACCAAACAAACGTAATTTCTGAAATGGGCGGCATCCGTTCTCAGGCAACCGGTTTTGCTTCGTTATTTTTGATCTTGGTCTTGGCATCCGTGGCATTGCCAACAACCTTTAATTTTGTTGGAGAATTTATGGTACTCTATGGCTTGTCTCAAATAAACATCTGGTTTGCCTTGCTTGGAGGAACAACCATTATTTTAGGCGCTTATTATATGTTAAAAATGTACCAGTATGTAATGCTTGGAGAAACCAATACCAAAAAATTTGCAGAGGTTTCTGTTAATGAAGCGGTAACTTTGGTTATTATTGTAGCTGTTTTGTTCTTTTTTGGAATGTATCCAAAACCAATTACAGACTTGATTACACCAAGTTTAGAAAATATTATCACTCAAATAAATAGAATTAACTAG